From one Equus asinus isolate D_3611 breed Donkey chromosome 5, EquAss-T2T_v2, whole genome shotgun sequence genomic stretch:
- the DVL3 gene encoding segment polarity protein dishevelled homolog DVL-3 isoform X1 codes for MGETKIIYHLDGQETPYLVKLPLPAERVTLADFKGVLQRPSYKFFFKSMDDDFGVVKEEISDDNAKLPCFNGRVVSWLVSAEGSHPEPAPFCADNPSELPPPMERTGGIGDSRPPSFHPHAGGGSQENLDNDTETDSLVSAQRERPRRRDGPEHTTRLNGTAKGERRREPGGYDSSSTLMSSELETTSFFDSDEDDSTSRFSSSTEQSSASRLMRRHKRRRRKQKVSRIERSSSFSSITDSTMSLNIITVTLNMEKYNFLGISIVGQSNERGDGGIYIGSIMKGGAVAADGRIEPGDMLLQVNEINFENMSNDDAVRVLREIVHKPGPITLTVAKCWDPSPRGCFTLPRSEPIRPIDPAAWVSHTAAMTGTFPAYGMSPSLSTITSTSSSITSSIPDTERLDDFHLSIHSDMAAIVKAMASPESGLEVRDRMWLKITIPNAFIGSDVVDWLYHNVEGFTDRREARKYASNLLKAGFIRHTVNKITFSEQCYYIFGDLCGNMANLSLHDHDGSSGASDQDTLAPLPHPGAAPWPMAFPYQYPPPPHPYNPHPGFPELGYSYGGGSASSQHSEGSRSSGSNRSGSDRRKEKDPKTGDSKSGGSGSESDHTTRSSLRGPRERAPSERSGPAASEHSHRSHHSLASSLRSHHTHPSYGPPGVPPLYGPPMLMMPPPPAAMGPPGAPPGRDLASVPPELTASRQSFRMAMGNPSEFFVDVM; via the exons ATGGGCGAGACCAAGATCATCTACCACCTGGACGGGCAGGAGACGCCGTACCTGGTGAAGCTGCCCCTGCCCGCCGAGCGCGTCACCTTGGCGGACTTTAAGGGCGTTCTGCAGCGACCCAGCTATAAGTTCTTCTTCAAGTCTATGGACGACGATTTCGG AGTGGTGAAGGAGGAGATCTCAGACGACAATGCCAAGCTGCCCTGCTTCAATGGCCGGGTGGTGTCCTGG CTGGTGTCAGCTGAGGGCTCGCACCCAGAGCCAGCTCCCTTCTGTGCTGACAACCCATCGGAGCTGCCACCACCCATGGAGCGCACGGGAGGCATTGGGGACTCCCGGCCCCCATCCTTCCA CCCTCATGCTGGTGGGGGCAGCCAGGAGAACCTGGACAATGACACGGAGACCGACTCCTTGGTGTCTGCCCAGCGGGAGCGGCCACGCCGGAGGGATGGCCCAGAACACA CAACCCGGCTGAATGGAACTGCAAAGGGGGAGCGGCGGCGAGAGCCAGGGGGTTATGACAGCTCATCCACCCTTATGAGCAGCGAGTTGGAGACCACCAGCTTCTTTGACTCGGATGAAGATGACTCCACCAGCAG GTTCAGCAGCTCCACGGAGCAGAGCAGCGCCTCACGCCTCATGAGAAGACACAAGCGGCGGCGGCGGAAGCAGAAGGTTTCACGGATTGAGCGG TCCTCGTCCTTCAGCAGCATCACGGACTCCACCATGTCACTCAACATCATCACGGTCACTCTCAACATGG AAAAGTATAACTTCTTGGGCATCTCCATTGTGGGCCAAAGCAACGAGCGCGGGGACGGAGGCATCTACATCGGCTCTATCATGAAGGGCGGGGCCGTGGCTGCTGATGGACGCATTGAGCCAGGAGATATGCTGTTACAG GTAAACGAGATCAACTTTGAGAACATGAGTAATGACGACGCGGTCCGGGTACTGCGGGAGATTGTGCACAAACCAGG GCCCATCACCCTGACTGTAGCCAAGTGCTGGGACCCAAGTCCACGTGGTTGCTTCACACTGCCCAGGA GCGAGCCCATCCGGCCCATTGACCCTGCGGCCTGGGTCTCCCACACTGCAGCCATGACTGGCACCTTCCCTGCCTACGGCATGAGCCCCTCCCTGagcaccatcacctccaccagcTCCTCCATCACCAGCTCCATCCCTGACACAGAGC GCCTAGATGACTTCCACCTGTCCATCCACAGCGACATGGCTGCCATCGTAAAAGCCATGGCCTCCCCGGAATCCGGGCTGGAGGTCCGTGACCGCATGTGGCTCAAGATCACCATCCCCAACGCTTTCATCG GCTCGGATGTGGTGGACTGGCTGTACCACAACGTGGAAGGCTTCACTGACCGGCGGGAGGCCCGCAAGTACGCCAGCAACCTGCTGAAAGCTGGCTTCATCCGCCACACCGTCAACAAGATCACCTTCTCCGAGCAGTGCTACTACATCTTCGGCGACCTCTGCGGCA ACATGGCCAACCTGTCCCTCCACGATCACGACGGCTCCAGCGGCGCCTCTGACCAGGACACGCTGGCCCCTTTGCCTCACCCGGGGGCCGCCCCCTGGCCCATGGCTTTCCCCTACCAGTACCCGCCGCCCCCGCACCCCTACAACCCACACCCAGGCTTCCCGGAGCTGGGCTACAGCTATGGCGGGGGCAGCGCCAGCAGCCAGCACAGTGAAG GCAGCCGGAGCAGTGGCTCCAACCGCAGCGGCAGCGACCGGCGGAAGGAGAAGGATCCGAAGACCGGGGACTCGAAGTCGGGCGGCAGCGGCAGCGAGTCGGACCACACGACACGCAGCAGCCTGCGGGGGCCGCGGGAGCGGGCGCCCAGCGAGCGCTCGGGCCCCGCCGCCAGCGAGCACAGCCACCGCAGCCACCACTCGCTGGCCAGCAGCCTGCGAAGCCACCACACGCACCCGAGCTACGGCCCGCCTGGCGTGCCCCCTCTCTACGGGCCCCCCATGCTGATGATGCCCCCACCGCCCGCAGCCATGGGGCCCCCCGGAGCCCCTCCGGGCCGCGACCTGGCCTCTGTGCCCCCCGAACTGACCGCCAGCAGACAGTCCTTCCGCATGGCCATGGGAAACCCCAGTGAGTTCTTTGTGGATGTGATGTGA
- the DVL3 gene encoding segment polarity protein dishevelled homolog DVL-3 isoform X2: MGETKIIYHLDGQETPYLVKLPLPAERVTLADFKGVLQRPSYKFFFKSMDDDFGVVKEEISDDNAKLPCFNGRVVSWLVSAEGSHPEPAPFCADNPSELPPPMERTGGIGDSRPPSFHPHAGGGSQENLDNDTETDSLVSAQRERPRRRDGPEHTTRLNGTAKGERRREPGGYDSSSTLMSSELETTSFFDSDEDDSTSRFSSSTEQSSASRLMRRHKRRRRKQKVSRIERSSSFSSITDSTMSLNIITVTLNMEKYNFLGISIVGQSNERGDGGIYIGSIMKGGAVAADGRIEPGDMLLQVNEINFENMSNDDAVRVLREIVHKPGPITLTVAKCWDPSPRGCFTLPRSEPIRPIDPAAWVSHTAAMTGTFPAYGMSPSLSTITSTSSSITSSIPDTERLDDFHLSIHSDMAAIVKAMASPESGLEVRDRMWLKITIPNAFIGSDVVDWLYHNVEGFTDRREARKYASNLLKAGFIRHTVNKITFSEQCYYIFGDLCGNMANLSLHDHDGSSGASDQDTLAPLPHPGAAPWPMAFPYQYPPPPHPYNPHPGFPELGYSYGGGSASSQHSEGSRSSGSNRSGSDRRKEKDPKTGDSKSGGSGSESDHTTRSSLRGPRERAPSERSGPAASEHSHRSHHSLASSLRSHHTHPSYGPPGVPPLYGPPMLMMPPPPAAMGPPGAPPGRDLASVPPELTASRQSFRMAMGNPTKNFGLFDFL, encoded by the exons ATGGGCGAGACCAAGATCATCTACCACCTGGACGGGCAGGAGACGCCGTACCTGGTGAAGCTGCCCCTGCCCGCCGAGCGCGTCACCTTGGCGGACTTTAAGGGCGTTCTGCAGCGACCCAGCTATAAGTTCTTCTTCAAGTCTATGGACGACGATTTCGG AGTGGTGAAGGAGGAGATCTCAGACGACAATGCCAAGCTGCCCTGCTTCAATGGCCGGGTGGTGTCCTGG CTGGTGTCAGCTGAGGGCTCGCACCCAGAGCCAGCTCCCTTCTGTGCTGACAACCCATCGGAGCTGCCACCACCCATGGAGCGCACGGGAGGCATTGGGGACTCCCGGCCCCCATCCTTCCA CCCTCATGCTGGTGGGGGCAGCCAGGAGAACCTGGACAATGACACGGAGACCGACTCCTTGGTGTCTGCCCAGCGGGAGCGGCCACGCCGGAGGGATGGCCCAGAACACA CAACCCGGCTGAATGGAACTGCAAAGGGGGAGCGGCGGCGAGAGCCAGGGGGTTATGACAGCTCATCCACCCTTATGAGCAGCGAGTTGGAGACCACCAGCTTCTTTGACTCGGATGAAGATGACTCCACCAGCAG GTTCAGCAGCTCCACGGAGCAGAGCAGCGCCTCACGCCTCATGAGAAGACACAAGCGGCGGCGGCGGAAGCAGAAGGTTTCACGGATTGAGCGG TCCTCGTCCTTCAGCAGCATCACGGACTCCACCATGTCACTCAACATCATCACGGTCACTCTCAACATGG AAAAGTATAACTTCTTGGGCATCTCCATTGTGGGCCAAAGCAACGAGCGCGGGGACGGAGGCATCTACATCGGCTCTATCATGAAGGGCGGGGCCGTGGCTGCTGATGGACGCATTGAGCCAGGAGATATGCTGTTACAG GTAAACGAGATCAACTTTGAGAACATGAGTAATGACGACGCGGTCCGGGTACTGCGGGAGATTGTGCACAAACCAGG GCCCATCACCCTGACTGTAGCCAAGTGCTGGGACCCAAGTCCACGTGGTTGCTTCACACTGCCCAGGA GCGAGCCCATCCGGCCCATTGACCCTGCGGCCTGGGTCTCCCACACTGCAGCCATGACTGGCACCTTCCCTGCCTACGGCATGAGCCCCTCCCTGagcaccatcacctccaccagcTCCTCCATCACCAGCTCCATCCCTGACACAGAGC GCCTAGATGACTTCCACCTGTCCATCCACAGCGACATGGCTGCCATCGTAAAAGCCATGGCCTCCCCGGAATCCGGGCTGGAGGTCCGTGACCGCATGTGGCTCAAGATCACCATCCCCAACGCTTTCATCG GCTCGGATGTGGTGGACTGGCTGTACCACAACGTGGAAGGCTTCACTGACCGGCGGGAGGCCCGCAAGTACGCCAGCAACCTGCTGAAAGCTGGCTTCATCCGCCACACCGTCAACAAGATCACCTTCTCCGAGCAGTGCTACTACATCTTCGGCGACCTCTGCGGCA ACATGGCCAACCTGTCCCTCCACGATCACGACGGCTCCAGCGGCGCCTCTGACCAGGACACGCTGGCCCCTTTGCCTCACCCGGGGGCCGCCCCCTGGCCCATGGCTTTCCCCTACCAGTACCCGCCGCCCCCGCACCCCTACAACCCACACCCAGGCTTCCCGGAGCTGGGCTACAGCTATGGCGGGGGCAGCGCCAGCAGCCAGCACAGTGAAG GCAGCCGGAGCAGTGGCTCCAACCGCAGCGGCAGCGACCGGCGGAAGGAGAAGGATCCGAAGACCGGGGACTCGAAGTCGGGCGGCAGCGGCAGCGAGTCGGACCACACGACACGCAGCAGCCTGCGGGGGCCGCGGGAGCGGGCGCCCAGCGAGCGCTCGGGCCCCGCCGCCAGCGAGCACAGCCACCGCAGCCACCACTCGCTGGCCAGCAGCCTGCGAAGCCACCACACGCACCCGAGCTACGGCCCGCCTGGCGTGCCCCCTCTCTACGGGCCCCCCATGCTGATGATGCCCCCACCGCCCGCAGCCATGGGGCCCCCCGGAGCCCCTCCGGGCCGCGACCTGGCCTCTGTGCCCCCCGAACTGACCGCCAGCAGACAGTCCTTCCGCATGGCCATGGGAAACCCCA CCAAGAATTTCGGGCTGTTTGACTTTCTGTGA